From one Anaerolineae bacterium genomic stretch:
- a CDS encoding polysaccharide deacetylase family protein — translation MMPADAVALYIPADHPIAPEIRYALDALLRAAGIPYHWCAEWPPAGAPPASIAYLPVPPDELPAGALVIRADPTAAEIRRRAGAGQPPPPAYISHAGRRWPLPFGGPAEWDASVWLAQARRERCLILPADLPAAAFWVLSRWEEYAEGGRDDWGRFRYAASWFAGCAEDMHVVDGYMMLLRDMLEGLAGGKLPRRPVWPGGAPFAFCVTHDIDSLCKWRPRRIVGELGYLRQAWRVGGPAGALRRLNETLHGLRERPNPHDNVLELAEREREAGIRATYFFLADHAHPQDGGYRLRPKGRPADIVRRTAELGHEVALHGSFLTLGDPPRLERERRMLEEIVGPVAGQRHHFLRFDIPASWEMCAAQGFVYDSSLGFAEREGGRAGFSFPFFPYDFRRGRPYPCLEIPLTLMDAALYAYRGLSAAEARKAAEALLAHVAGVGGCFTLLWHNATLDEADLPGWGTLFWEIVEMARARRPWIAPLREVAGWWREQAPPVE, via the coding sequence ATGATGCCGGCCGACGCAGTTGCGCTCTATATCCCCGCCGACCATCCCATCGCGCCGGAGATCCGCTATGCGCTGGATGCCCTCCTGCGCGCCGCCGGCATCCCCTATCACTGGTGCGCCGAATGGCCCCCCGCCGGCGCACCACCGGCGAGCATCGCCTATCTCCCTGTGCCCCCGGACGAACTGCCGGCCGGCGCGCTGGTCATCCGCGCCGACCCGACCGCGGCGGAGATCCGGCGCCGGGCCGGCGCCGGCCAACCCCCGCCCCCTGCCTACATCTCCCATGCCGGCCGGCGCTGGCCGCTCCCCTTCGGCGGGCCGGCGGAATGGGATGCCTCGGTTTGGCTCGCACAGGCCCGCCGCGAACGATGCCTCATCCTGCCGGCAGACCTGCCGGCGGCCGCCTTCTGGGTGCTCAGCCGATGGGAGGAGTACGCGGAGGGCGGGCGCGACGATTGGGGCCGCTTCCGCTATGCCGCCTCCTGGTTCGCCGGCTGTGCCGAAGATATGCACGTGGTGGACGGGTACATGATGCTCCTGCGGGATATGCTGGAGGGGCTGGCCGGCGGAAAACTGCCGCGCCGGCCGGTCTGGCCCGGCGGCGCGCCCTTCGCCTTCTGCGTCACGCACGACATTGACTCCCTGTGCAAATGGCGCCCGCGGCGCATCGTCGGGGAGCTGGGATACCTGCGCCAGGCCTGGCGGGTGGGCGGGCCGGCCGGTGCCCTGCGCCGGCTGAACGAGACCCTGCACGGCCTCCGAGAGAGGCCCAATCCCCACGACAACGTGCTGGAGCTGGCGGAGCGCGAGCGGGAGGCCGGCATCCGCGCCACTTACTTTTTCCTGGCCGACCATGCCCATCCGCAGGACGGCGGCTACCGGTTGAGGCCGAAGGGCCGGCCGGCCGATATCGTGCGGCGCACGGCGGAGCTGGGCCATGAGGTGGCACTGCATGGGAGCTTTCTCACCCTGGGCGATCCACCGCGCCTGGAGAGGGAGCGGCGCATGCTGGAGGAAATCGTCGGGCCGGTCGCCGGCCAGCGCCACCACTTCCTACGCTTCGATATCCCGGCATCCTGGGAGATGTGCGCCGCGCAGGGCTTTGTCTATGACTCGTCGCTGGGCTTCGCCGAGCGGGAGGGGGGCCGCGCCGGCTTCTCCTTCCCCTTTTTCCCCTATGACTTTCGCCGGGGCCGGCCCTATCCCTGCCTGGAGATTCCACTGACGCTGATGGACGCCGCGCTGTACGCCTATCGGGGGCTTTCCGCGGCGGAGGCCCGGAAAGCGGCGGAGGCCCTGCTGGCGCATGTCGCCGGCGTCGGCGGATGCTTCACCCTGCTGTGGCACAACGCCACCCTTGACGAGGCGGATCTGCCTGGCTGGGGCACGCTGTTCTGGGAGATCGTGGAGATGGCGCGGGCGCGCCGGCCGTGGATCGCGCCACTGCGCGAGGTGGCCGGCTGGTGGCGGGAGCAGGCGCCGCCGGTGGAGTAG